The DNA segment TGAGGCGATAAAATTCCCTTACGCCATCTTTTACCGTTTCTTCATAATTTCTGAATTCTTCTTCTTTTTTCTCTTTGTTGATTTCAGCAGGATCCGGATAACGGTTCAACACATCGTGTTCCCATTCATCTAAGTGTTCCAAAGGACTATTGTCTTGTGCTGCCGAATTGATTTGGTTAGTATTCATAGGATTTTAGGTTAATCTTATGATTAAATATGTAGTTTTGAAAGGGTAGATGCTCATCTTCTAACCAGATTTATTTACTTAACCGATTAAGTAAATGGTCAACCTAACCAAATTAACGAAACCACCTTTAGTAAAAATGGGCAACATTACCATTAAAATGCTGGCTAAGGAATTGAATTTGTCGACTGCTGCAGTGTCAAAAGCATTACGGGACAGCCATGAGATCAGTGAGCCTACGAAAAAGCGTGTATTGGAATTGGCGGCTGCTTTAAATTACGTACCGCATCCTTATGCAGGAAGCCTGCGTGAAAAGAAAAGCAATACCATTGCAGTCGTGATTCCTGAAGTGGCGGATAGTTTCTTCTCACTGGCCTTAAACGGCATTGAAGCGGTTGCGATCGCAAATGGCTACCATGCTTTGATTTACCTTACCCATGAGCGCTTTGAGCGGGAAAAGACCATTCTTAAGGACCTGGAATCCGGAAGGGTGGATGGGGTCATTATGTCTGTGACCATGAAAACCGATACTTTTGACCACATCAAAACCTTGAATAAGATCGTGCCGATGGTTTTTTTTGATCGGGTCTGTGAGGAAATTGATACGGCAAAGATCACCACAAATGATGAGGAATGCGGTTATCAGGCCACGCAGCATCTGATCGACAGGGGTTGTAAAAAGATCGCCATTCTGTCCATCTCGGAATCCTTGTCGATCAATGCCAAAAGAATTCAAGGCTATCAGCAAGCGCTGCTGGACAACGATAGCAAATGCGGGGCATCCTGCATCATTGATTATGGAGAAGATCCTGCGGAAAACTTTGAACAGCTCAGAAAGGTTTTTCAGGCGGCAGACAGGCCTGATGGTATTGTGGCCACGGTAAGTAAAATGACGACTGATATTTATCTGGTCTGTATGGAATTGGGCCTTCGCATTCCGGAGGACCTCAAAGTGGTTTCTTTCTCTAATGATTCTAACGTTGCCATACTTAACCCTTCCTTAACCACCGTTACACAGCCTGCATTTGAAATGGGAGAATTGGCTGCGGGCATCCTGTTTAAAGCATTGAAGAAAAAGTATCTGGTATTGAGCGAAGAAAGTACAGTTGTTCCCTCTCAGCTTTTTGTCAGGAATTCCACGTCAGCATCGGTTTAAATGAAATTCTATTCAATTGAAAATGACCATCAGACGAGGTGTTCTGTGCTTTTACTTTACATTTTTTGTCGGAAAATTGTTAATTTGTAAGCATTAAAAGCTGGTCATCCTTAAATTATACCATTATGAAATCTACCCAATACCTCAGTTTAGCTTTATGTGTACTCTCTTTGAGTGCCTGTAGTATCTTTAAAAAACCTGCTAAAGAACAAGCAGGAGAAGATGCGAAACAAACCAATGTCATCACCGACCGGAAATGGAAACTGGTGGAACTTGCGGGCAAGCCCGTGGCTGATAAAGTAAATGGCAAAGAACCATTTCTCTTACTTCAGAAAAGCGAGAGCCGATATTCCGCTTCCGGAGGTTGTAATGGAATAGGAGGTGCCTTTACCCTCGAAAACAATGGAAGAATAAAATTTGAACAGGGCATGTCTACTATGATGGCTTGCGACAATATGGAGATCGAACATGGGCTGAATGCAGCTTTGATCGCCGCAGATAATTACAGCATTAGTGGAGATCACCTGTCTTTAAATAAAGCCAGAATGGCGCCATTAGCCCGTTTCAAAGCGGTCAAATAGCACAAGGTTTTAATTGCGGCCTGTATCCTTTTCATAAAAAAAGGATACAGGCTTTTTTTATGGCTTTCCAATTTAATTTCCTTTATTGCTGATAAATTCAATAACTTGTATTCTTTATGGCCAATTATAGCACCTATACGGATAGCGAGTTGATTGCTTTATGGAAAGAAGGTAATGATGCCGTATTTAGAGAAATTTATCTGCGATACGATAAGCTGCTATACTTATACGCTTATAAAAAACTCAGAAACAGGGAAGAGGCCAAAGATGTGGTTCAGGATTCTTTTACCTGGCTGCTCAACCACCGCAATGAGATTCAGCTGAACAGCAGCTTATCCGGATATCTTTATAAAACGGTCCTTCATCAGATTCTGGACATCTTTAAACATAAAGGCATCATTAAAAAATATGCCGAAAGTGGAGAACATTATATCGAAGTCAACTCTCCGGAAGCGGATTACCTGATCCGGGAAAAGGATATCGCGGCATTGATTGAAAACGAAATTGCCGCCATGCCTCCTAAAATGAGGGAGATCTATACTTTAAAAAGAAGAGAGTTTTTAAGTACCAAAGAAATCGCAGGACAATTGGGACTCTCCGTACATACGGTATCCACTCAACTTAAAAGAGCATTGAAGCACCTTAAGGTAAAACTTGGGACGGTAGTGTTCATTCTATGGGTGCTCTCCTGAAAATTATTGTGCTGTATTTCAGTAGTTTAGGTATTTTATGATATTTTTTTTAGTTGGATGTACCTAATCCATGATCCTGAATCGCCTTTACTTATTGTTGAGCAACAAGAGCAAAGCATTCCATGAAGAAAGACATCAAAGAAGTATTGGATAAAGTTAGTTCTGGCACCGCCAGTGCTGAAGAAGAAACTATGGCCAGGCTTTGGCTGCATCAACTACACCAGAACGAAGAAGCCGGACTTTCAGAAAATGAACTCAACGAGGTTAGTGACGAGATGTGGGCATCGCTGGAAAAAAACAGAAAACAATCCTCGCCCAGGACTGGAAAGTTATGGCCTTATATTGCGGCTGCAGCATCGGTAGTTTTAGTGGTTGGTATCGGTTTGTATTTTTTCAAGACTCCGTCTGCTGATCCAATAAAGGCTCCTCAACAATATTCAAATGATGTTCCTGCAGGGAGCAACAAAGCTTACCTGACCCTGGCCAGCGGAAAGAAAATTCTGCTAACCAGTGCAACCAACGGCATGCTTGCAGAGGAGGGAGGGGTAAAGATCACCAAAACTGCAGACGGGCAACTGGTGTACACCATTGCTGATGAGGGAAAGAAATCAACCGGAAAATATAACCGCATCGAAACACCGATTGGAGGTCAATATGAGTTGCAATTGCCGGATGGCACCAGGGTTTGGCTAAATGCAGCCTCTTCCTTAAAATATCCCGCATCTTTTTATGCGCTCAAACAACGCAGCGTAGAATTAATCGGGGAAGCCTACTTCGAAGTGGCAAAAGATAAAACGAAACCATTCCTGGTGAAAAGTAAAGGGCAGGAAGTGGAAGTTTTGGGAACCCATTTCGATGTGAACGCCTATCCGGATGAGCAGAGCATCAAGACGACCCTGATGGAAGGCTCCGTGAAATTAAATGGACAGCTTACTTTGAAACCTGGTGAACAATCGGTGCTGAGCGATGGAAAATTCAATGTGAAAGAAGTGAATGCCATTGATGCTGCCGACTGGAAAAACGGGGAGTTTGTGTTCAATAATGAACCTTTAACGAGCATCATGAAGAAAGTTGCCCGTTGGTATGGCGTCGAGATTGTCTATACCAATGACCTTGGCAAGGTACCCACATTTTCAGGTTCTGTTTCCCGCTCTGAAAATATTTCAAGTGTGTTAAATATGTTAGCAGAAACCAGTAATGTGCGCTTTGCCATCGCAGGAAAACAAATACGTGTAGCTACCAAATAGAAGATCTACCAAATAAAATAAATAACCAGGACCTAACCAGTCCGATCGTTAACCAACCGTCAATAACGAACCTAACCATCAACAAAAACCAAACCACATGAAAAGAACCAAACACAAAGCAAGTTAATACTTCAGGAGGTTTTTAAGAAAAAAGCCATGAAAGTGTATCAGCACTTCCATGGCAAAGATCTGAGTTAACCCAAAAAACAAATTTGAGATCCGTTCACGTATTAACCCAATCCAACAAAAGTATGAAATTAAATGCTTTTAACCTAGGTATGCTATGCCGATGGCTACTGCCTACACTTCTATCAGCTATGAACTTTGTTGTCGCAAAAGTGCTGGCAACAAATAAAAGAAGACTACTCATGAGAGTTAATTTGATCATCGCCATCATTACCACCTGCTTATTACAAGTCAGTGCAGCAGGTTTTGCTCAAAAAGTCAATTATGTAAAACAGAACACTACACTTCATCAGGTCTTTCAGGAGATCAAAAAGCAAACCGGCTTCCGGGTTTTATATTCTGATCAGAATTTAAACAGCCAGATGAAAATTAATGCCAATTTTAAAGATTCGGAATTGGCCCAGGTAATGGAAACTTTATTAAAAGACCAAAACCTGACCTACAAAATGGAACGCAGGAACATCCTGATTAAGATCCGGCCCACTGCCTTCCAGGAGATGAACGCGATCCTTAAAGACATTAATATCAGTGGAAGGGTGATGGACAAAGATAAAAAGCCATTGCCCGGCGCATCTGTTAGCGTGAAAGGAACGAATAAGGTGGTCAGTACAGACGAAAATGGAAACTTTGCACTGAAAAATGTAGAGGAACAGGCCATATTGGTCGTTTCTTTTGTAGGCTATCTGCGAAAAGAGGTGCCGGTTAATGGCGGAAGTGTTTTAAACATTGTGCTCGATGAGGATGTCAGTCTGCTGGGCGATGTGGTGGTGGTCGGTTATGATACCAAAAAACAAAGCGAGCTGACCAGTGCCGTTGCTGTGGTCTCTTCCGCAAAATTAAAGGATGTGACCGCCAATTCTATTGGTGCCATGCTACAGGGAAAAGTGGCTGGCTTGCAGGTGGTGAACAGCTCCGGTGCGCCGGGTGCCAATGCGGAGATCAGGCTGCGTGGCGTATCTTCTGTGAATGCCAACCAAAGTCCGCTGTTTGTGGTGGATGGGATTATCGGTGGGAATTACGATCCTAACGATGTGGAAAGTGTCACGATCTTAAAAGATGCGGGTGCTACTGCTATGTATGGCTCACAGGCAAACGCAGGGGTGATCATCGTTACCACCAAAAGGGCCAAACAAGCCGAAACGAGGTTCGAAGCTAAAGTATCCACCGGTTTCAGAACTGCCGATTTTGGGAAGATGGAATTGATGAACAGCAATGAACTCTACGATTACCATAAAGAGTTTTACCGCGACTACGTGGTTGGTGCTGCCAATAACTCTTACAAGATTGACCTTGTGAAATTCTATTCGGAGCGTCCTTTATCACTAAGAAGCCAGGATTATGACTGGTCTAAAGAATCCTTTAAAAAAGCCCCGATTTATAACTTTTATCTGTCTGCCAGTGGTAAAACAGAAAAGAACGATTATTATGTAGGTGCCTCCTATTATAAAGAAAAAGGCACTTTCATCAATACCGATTTCGAGCGCGTCAACTTACGCGGGAACTCGACTTATCACTTCTCCAAAAAGCTGGATTTAACCAATAACATCAACCTCAGTGCCTCACAGGGCAAGAGTTACGATTATATGGATGCCTATTATTCTTTCCTGAATATGCCCTGGGATAATCCCTATGATGCCAGCGGAAACCCGGTTTATGTAGATGGAAATTCTACCTTTAAATGGTGGTCGAGGGATAAAATAAACCCGATTCACACGGTACAAAATTCAGATCATCCCTATAAAGGTTTCAATGTAAATTATGATTTGGGAATCAATTACCGCATTACAGATTGGCTTACCTTTGCCAGTTCAAACCGGTTGGCTGCATCATTCGACAAAGGCAGCAATTATGTGTCTTCCCTTGCTGCTGGGACTTACCACGGCATGGGCTATCTCGATGAGCTGAATACCCTGAACTATGGCCTCATCAGCAACCAGTTGTTTAAATTCAATTTTAAATTCGGCGAGCACAGTTTAAGCGGTTTTGCTGGTGGAGCTTTTGAAATCAGTAAAAACGAAACTTCCGGTGCTTCGGGTAAAGGACTGCCGGAAGGTTTGAAAGTGCCTGGTGTGATCTCCAGCAATCAGGTGATCGTTGGTGCGCACAATAAGTACATCTTACAGTCTTTATTGTCGCAGGTAAATTACAGCTACAAAAACAGATATTTCCTATCGGGCTCATTCCGTTATGATGGTTCCTCTAATTTCGCGCCAAGCAAACAGTACGGTGGCTTCCCATCGGTATCAGCTGCATGGGCGGTGAGCAATGAAGATTTTCTGGCCGACAATCCCATCTTCAGTAACCTGAAAGTACGCGCCAGCTACGGCATCACGGGGACTCAGGATATTGGTGCCTCCCGTTTCCTGGGTCTGTTTTCCCTCACCACCAAATACAATTCATTAGTAGCGGCAGTGCCTTACCAATTGCCAAGCCCTAACTTAACCTGGGAAAGCAAACGCCAGCTCAATGCAGGTATGGACATTGGTTTATTTAACCGGGTGAATTTAACCTTTGATGTATATCGCAACGATACCAAAGACTTATTGCTACAGGTATCGCAACCCTTGTCCGTTGGTTTTGAAACCAAATGGGAGAATGCGGGTACGGTCATTAACAAAGGGATTGAGCTGGGCATTAATTCGACCAATATCAAGACCAAAGACTTTGAATGGGTTACTGATTTTACCCTCAATTTTAACAACAATAAATTATCGGGTTTCCCTTCGGACATCGTAAAGACAGGCTCCTGGAGCATCTCGCAGATTTACCGCAACGGCGGAAACCTGTTTGAGTTTTACATGCCAAAATGGTTAGGTGTTGATGCACAAACGGGGGCACCTGTTTGGGAAAAGCTCATCTACAATACAGAGGGCAAAGCGGTAGCCAGCGAAAAAACATCGGATTATGCCCAGGCCAGCAATCAGGAAGTCGGTTCAGCACTACCTAAATACCAGGGTGGCTTTAACAACAGCTTCAGGTATAAAAACTTT comes from the Pedobacter sp. FW305-3-2-15-E-R2A2 genome and includes:
- a CDS encoding LacI family DNA-binding transcriptional regulator, with the translated sequence MVNLTKLTKPPLVKMGNITIKMLAKELNLSTAAVSKALRDSHEISEPTKKRVLELAAALNYVPHPYAGSLREKKSNTIAVVIPEVADSFFSLALNGIEAVAIANGYHALIYLTHERFEREKTILKDLESGRVDGVIMSVTMKTDTFDHIKTLNKIVPMVFFDRVCEEIDTAKITTNDEECGYQATQHLIDRGCKKIAILSISESLSINAKRIQGYQQALLDNDSKCGASCIIDYGEDPAENFEQLRKVFQAADRPDGIVATVSKMTTDIYLVCMELGLRIPEDLKVVSFSNDSNVAILNPSLTTVTQPAFEMGELAAGILFKALKKKYLVLSEESTVVPSQLFVRNSTSASV
- a CDS encoding META domain-containing protein; this translates as MKSTQYLSLALCVLSLSACSIFKKPAKEQAGEDAKQTNVITDRKWKLVELAGKPVADKVNGKEPFLLLQKSESRYSASGGCNGIGGAFTLENNGRIKFEQGMSTMMACDNMEIEHGLNAALIAADNYSISGDHLSLNKARMAPLARFKAVK
- a CDS encoding RNA polymerase sigma-70 factor gives rise to the protein MANYSTYTDSELIALWKEGNDAVFREIYLRYDKLLYLYAYKKLRNREEAKDVVQDSFTWLLNHRNEIQLNSSLSGYLYKTVLHQILDIFKHKGIIKKYAESGEHYIEVNSPEADYLIREKDIAALIENEIAAMPPKMREIYTLKRREFLSTKEIAGQLGLSVHTVSTQLKRALKHLKVKLGTVVFILWVLS
- a CDS encoding FecR domain-containing protein, with the translated sequence MKKDIKEVLDKVSSGTASAEEETMARLWLHQLHQNEEAGLSENELNEVSDEMWASLEKNRKQSSPRTGKLWPYIAAAASVVLVVGIGLYFFKTPSADPIKAPQQYSNDVPAGSNKAYLTLASGKKILLTSATNGMLAEEGGVKITKTADGQLVYTIADEGKKSTGKYNRIETPIGGQYELQLPDGTRVWLNAASSLKYPASFYALKQRSVELIGEAYFEVAKDKTKPFLVKSKGQEVEVLGTHFDVNAYPDEQSIKTTLMEGSVKLNGQLTLKPGEQSVLSDGKFNVKEVNAIDAADWKNGEFVFNNEPLTSIMKKVARWYGVEIVYTNDLGKVPTFSGSVSRSENISSVLNMLAETSNVRFAIAGKQIRVATK
- a CDS encoding SusC/RagA family TonB-linked outer membrane protein; translated protein: MRVNLIIAIITTCLLQVSAAGFAQKVNYVKQNTTLHQVFQEIKKQTGFRVLYSDQNLNSQMKINANFKDSELAQVMETLLKDQNLTYKMERRNILIKIRPTAFQEMNAILKDINISGRVMDKDKKPLPGASVSVKGTNKVVSTDENGNFALKNVEEQAILVVSFVGYLRKEVPVNGGSVLNIVLDEDVSLLGDVVVVGYDTKKQSELTSAVAVVSSAKLKDVTANSIGAMLQGKVAGLQVVNSSGAPGANAEIRLRGVSSVNANQSPLFVVDGIIGGNYDPNDVESVTILKDAGATAMYGSQANAGVIIVTTKRAKQAETRFEAKVSTGFRTADFGKMELMNSNELYDYHKEFYRDYVVGAANNSYKIDLVKFYSERPLSLRSQDYDWSKESFKKAPIYNFYLSASGKTEKNDYYVGASYYKEKGTFINTDFERVNLRGNSTYHFSKKLDLTNNINLSASQGKSYDYMDAYYSFLNMPWDNPYDASGNPVYVDGNSTFKWWSRDKINPIHTVQNSDHPYKGFNVNYDLGINYRITDWLTFASSNRLAASFDKGSNYVSSLAAGTYHGMGYLDELNTLNYGLISNQLFKFNFKFGEHSLSGFAGGAFEISKNETSGASGKGLPEGLKVPGVISSNQVIVGAHNKYILQSLLSQVNYSYKNRYFLSGSFRYDGSSNFAPSKQYGGFPSVSAAWAVSNEDFLADNPIFSNLKVRASYGITGTQDIGASRFLGLFSLTTKYNSLVAAVPYQLPSPNLTWESKRQLNAGMDIGLFNRVNLTFDVYRNDTKDLLLQVSQPLSVGFETKWENAGTVINKGIELGINSTNIKTKDFEWVTDFTLNFNNNKLSGFPSDIVKTGSWSISQIYRNGGNLFEFYMPKWLGVDAQTGAPVWEKLIYNTEGKAVASEKTSDYAQASNQEVGSALPKYQGGFNNSFRYKNFNLRVSTYFNYGNKVFSNNLRFMMNDGHEPYYNQIRLPKDAKIWTHPGDTGATEPSPQNSANSTETSTRYLKDGSYFTIRNIALSYTLPSAWAKKISMSDVTVGITADNVATFSNFLGQDPQTTITPTRYATPGVSDFKYPNNRQYLLNVNFSF